The genomic stretch GCTGTTATTTCATATTTAGCACCAATCGGATTAATGGTTCTCATTGTATTAGGTTACTACTACACTGCGCTGAATTTGATGCACCATTTGATTATTTCCTATTTTGTACTCGGTTCATGGAGTATCTTGCGTGACGTTACTTATCGTGCCATGCTCGTATTCTCTCGCCATTTGTCATATCGCCGTTTATTAGAGAAACAAGAAAAATTACAACACGAAGACGAAACAGGCGCAAACCTTCCTGCTGATGATGAAAGCTTTATTCAAGCACAAATGATAGAAGATGAAGTACTTGCCGTATCAAAAATTAAAGCTCAAGTTCTACGGGTTGTGAATATTGGATTATTCTTAACACTCCTCACCCTTTTATATTGGGTTTGGTCTGACCTCGTTACTGTTGCTTACTATCTAGAAAGTATTAATTTATGGCAACACACTACCATGACACCGACGGGACCAGTACTTCAGGCCGTTACGTTATGGAATTTAATGGTCGCCCTTATTATCATTTTGACTACTTACGCACTTATCCGAAACTTACCAGGTGTACTAGAAGTCTTACTCTTTACGCATATTAAGTTCTCTCAGGGAACCCCGTACACGATCACGACTTTATCCACCTATTTCATTTTTGCAATGGGGGCTGCCCTAGCTTTCGCAACATTAGGGCTATCATGGAATAAATTACAATGGCTTTTTGCCGCATTATCAGTAGGTTTAGGTTTTGGTTTACAAGAAATTTTTGCAAACTTTGTTTCTGGTTTAATTATTCTTTTTGAACGTCCCGTACGTGTTGGTGACGTCATTACTATCGGTAATTTTTCAGGTACAGTATCACGCATTCGTATCCGCTCTACTACTCTAGTGGATTTCGACCGTAAAGAAATTATTGTTCCTAATAAGGCGTTCGTAACTGAGCGTATCGTAAACTGGGCACTATCCAACTCTATCACACGAGTAAAAGTCTTTATTGGTGTTGCTTATGGCTCAGATCTTGAGCTTGTAAAAAAACTTTTGCTACAAATTGCTGACGAATGTCCATATGCACTTAAAGATCCTAAACCAACCGTGTATTTTATGACTTTTGGTGCAAGTACTCTTGATCATGAATTAAGGGTTTACGTAAATGATATTGGACATCGCAATAAAAGCATTGATTATATCAATCATCGTATCAATGCCTTGTTTGCCCAACATAATATCGACATTGCATTCAATCAATTGGATGTTTACATAAAAAACACTCAAAACAATGAAGAAATCAAAGTGGCAACCTATGATTTAATGCAGGAAAGCAGCCAATCTAAATCAGTACAAATGCCAACTAAATAAGGAATTTTATATGGCAGGAAATAGTATCGGGCAGTTATTTAAACTCACAACCTTTGGCGAATCTCACGGCATCGCCCTCGGAGGAGTAATAGATGGAATGCCTCCTAATTTTCCGCTCTGTGAAGCGGATATCCAAGTTGAACTCGATCGCCGTAAACCTGGAAATTCTCCCTTTACGACAGCACGTCGAGAAACAGATGCGGTTCAGATCTTATCTGGTGTATTTGAAGGTAAAACAACAGGAACAAGTATCGGGCTTTTGATCAAAAATGAAGATCAACGCTCTAAAGACTATAGTGATATTCAAGATAAATTCCGTCCAGGTCATGGCGATTTTACCTATCAAAAGAAATACGGTATTCGTGATTATCGTGGTGGCGGTCGTGCTTCTGCACGTGAAACTGCAATTCGTGTTGCAGCTGGAGCCATTGCAAAAAAATATTTGCGCGAAGTTCTTGGAATTGAAATCCGTGGTTATTTAAGTCAGATGGGCAATATCAAAGCTCCACAACTCCCTGTTAATGATTTTGAAAATTGGCAATATGTCAATCAAAATCCTTTTTTTGCGCCTGATGAGAAAACCGCAGAATCTTACGAATTTTTAATCAGAGAACTAAAAAAATCTGGTGATTCGGTTGGTGCAAAAATTCAACTTGTCGCGACAGGCGTACCAGTTGGCTTAGGAGAACCAGTTTTCGATCGTTTAGATGCAGAACTTGCCTACGCATTAATGTCAATTAATGCTGTAAAAGCCGTTGAAATTGGTGACGGAATAGATATCGTTTCACAACGAGGATCTCAACATCGTGATGAAATAACCCAGCAAGGTTTTCTTTCCAACCATGCTGGTGGTATCTTAGCAGGAATCACTACTGGGCAACCTATTCTGGCAAGCATCTCACTAAAACCTACTTCTAGTATCAAAATTCCAGGACAGACAATTAATCTTGCGAATGAAAATTGCGAAATTGTCACCAAAGGAAGACACGATCCTTGCGTTGGTATCCGTGCTGTTCCAATTGCGGAAGCCATGATGGCAATTGTTTTAATGGATCATTTTTTACGTTATAAAGCACAATGCTTATAAAAAATTTAGGTTGTATTATGCAAATTTGGCATTCTTCAAAAAAATTTTCGAAAATGGGGGCGTGTTTTATTTTCGCCCTTGCCGCAACTAGTGCGTTGGCATCATATTCGCCAGCTGAATGGCTTAATTTTAAAGCACCAGTAGCAGGAAAACCCAATCCAATCGGTAACTATACAAATGGTTGTTTAATTGGGGGAGAAAAAGTCCCATTTAATGGCGTAGGATATCAAGTCGTTCGCCAAGAAAAAAATCGCTATTACGCACACCCAGAAATGTTACAATATCTGCAAAACCTTGGTAAAAAACTTCATGCTGCCCATTTGCCTGCCATGTTAATTAGTGATGTCGCAATGCCAGCAGGAGGACGCTTTGTTGACGGGCATCATAGCCATCAAATGGGGCTAGATGTAGATATCTGGTTTAGGATGGGCAAATTGACTGCCAAAGAGGCTTATCACTCGACTGGACTCGCTAATTTAATGGCAAATCCAACGACAAAAAAAATGACATCAGATTGGACAAATCAACAAGAAACTTTACTCAAACTTGCTGCAAGTGATCCTCATGTTGCACGTATTTTTGTTAATCCTCTGATTAAAGTTCATCTTTGTCAGACCGTAAAAGGAGATCGTCAATGGCTACACAAAATCCGTCCATGGTATGGGCATAATTCTCATTTTCATGTACGTTTAAGTTGCCCTAAAGGCGCACAATATTGCCATAACCAAGCGGCAATCCCAGTTGGTGATGGTTGCGATCAAAGCCTTTATGCTTGGTTAAAACCGAAACCTAAACCAACTAAACCTGGAAAACCAAAACCTGTGGTAATTCCACCCCCACCGCCACTTTGTCAGTTATTACTTGATGAACAGGCAAAAAAAATTGAACAATTGAAGAAAAATCCTTAGGTGAAAAAATGTCATTTGGTATAGAAATTTTCATTATTTTATTCTTCGTCGCTTGCTTTGCAGGTTTTCTTGATGCAATGGCAGGCGGTGGCGGTCTTATTACTATTCCAGCATTATTTATGGCTGGACTTCCACCCTCAATGGTACTTGGTACGAATAAGCTCCAGTCAACTGCTGGCGCCTTCTCTGCTAGTTTATATTTTTACCGCTCTGGTATGATTGAATTACGTGATATTAAATTAGTCGTTCTCATGTCATTCGTCGGAGGTATCTGTGGTGCAACGCTGGTACAAGTTATTCATGCGGATATCCTTAAAAATTTACTCCCATTCCTAACTTTTATTATCGGGTTATATTTTCTATTTACCCCTAATATTGGTCAACAGCCTTCTCGTCGTCGCATATCCTATGTAACATTCGCATTTTCAATGAGTTTAACTATCGGATTTTATGACGGGCTATTTGGTGCGGGTTCTGGCTCAATGCTATGCCTTGCTTTTATTACCCTTCTTGGTTTTTCCATCTCTAAAGCAACGGCTTATGCGAAAGTCTTAAACTTTGCTTCCAGTTTCGCATCACTTTGTTGCTTTATTATCGGCAAAGAAGTGTATTTTCCACTCGGCTTTACAATGCTTGCTGGTCAATTAATCGGCGCACGTCTTGGTGCAAAATTAGTCGTTAATCGAGGTCAAACCTTTATCCGTCCGCTTGTAGTGGTAATGTCATTTCTCTTAACCTTAAAAATAGTTTATGATCAGGGTTGGTTTAATCACTTATCACACATTTTATAATTAATTATCAATGGAAAATCAAAAAAATACTCGTTTAACCGCGCGTGTAGGTTATCAACCACAATGGCGCTGGTCTTTTTTATTGCCCCAATATTGGGGCGTTTGGGTAGGCGTTTTTTGTTTACTTATTCTAGGGTTAATACCATTTCGTCTTCGTGATAAATTTGCGGCAAAACTTGGTATTATTATTGGAAACAAGGCAAAAAAACAGCGTCGCCGTGCTCGTGTAAATTTACAACAATGTTTTCCTGATTGGACTGAACAACAACGTGAAGACGTAATTGATAAAATGTTCATTGTCGTTACTCAAGTCATGTTGGGGATTGGTGAAAGTGCAATTTTCTCTAAAAAACATTTAAGAAATCGTTGTGAATTGCTTGGTTGGGAAAATATCCAACAAGCACGAGACGAGGGAAAAAATATTATTCTCATGGTGCCACATGGCTGGGCTATTGATACAGCAGGTATCCTACTTCGCTGTTTCGGTTTACAAGGAACCGCTATGTACAATCCACACCGTAATCCTTTAGTCGATTGGTTATGGACTGGAGTTCGTTCACGTTTTGGGAGTATGCCGCACGCACGCCAAAATGGTATTAAACCTTTCTTAAAAGAGGTTCGTAGCGGTGAGGCTGGTTATTATTTACCTGATGAAGATCACGGTGAGGAACTCAGTGTTTATGTGGATTTTTTTGCTACATATAAAGCCACACTACCTGGCTTAAATAAAATGGCAAAATTTGCTAAAGCGGTCGTTATTCCGATGTTTCCTAGTTACGATGCAGAAAAAGGAAAATATATCGTTGATATTCGTCCTGCATTAGAACTAACAGACGAACCAGAACAAGCTGCTCGTGCAATGAACAAAATTATTGAAGATTTTGTTACCCCACGTCCAGAACAGTACGTTTGGATATTACGTCTACTAAAAACACGCAAAGATGGTGAAGATATTTATCGTTAGCATAAATTTTTTATGCTAGAATCGTTAAAGCTTTTTATTAAATTAACAATACCGATTAGGTCATAAACATGAACAAATTAGAATTGATTAAATCATCAATTAAATCTATTCCTGATTATCCGAAAGCAGGGATCGTTTTCCGTGATATCACAAGCTTAGTAGAAACGCCAGAAGCTTTCCATGCTTGTATTAATATCATTACTGAAGAATTTAAAAATAAAGGGATTACCAAAGTAATCGGTACTGAAAGTCGTGGTTTTATCTTCGGTGCGCCTGTTGCCTTAGCGCTTGGTTTACCATTCGTATTAGTACGCAAACCAGGTAAATTACCACGTGAAACCCTCGCTCAATCTTATGAGTTAGAATACGGTCAAGATACCTTAGAAATCCATACCGATTCTATTGTAGAAGGTGATAATGTTCTCATTATTGATGATCTTCTCGCAACAGGCGGTACTGTCGATGCAACCGTTAAATTAGTTCGTGCTTTAAAAGGTGATGTAAAACATGCCGCTTTCATCATTAACTTACCAGAACTTGGTGGCGAACAACGTCTTAAAGAAATGGGCGTAACACCATTCTGTTTAGTTGATTTTGCAGGACACTAATCCTTTCATAACAAACAAAAATAAATAAGGAAAATAATGAGTTATCAAGTTTTAGCAAGAAAATATCGTCCAAAGACTTTTTCTGAAGTAGTGGGTCAAAAGCATGTTCTCACTGCCCTTTCTAATGGCTTAAAAGATAACCGTTTACATCATGCTTATTTATTTTCTGGCACTCGAGGCGTCGGCAAAACTTCCATTGCACGCCTCTTTGCTAAAGGTCTTAATTGCGAAAATGGTGTCACTGCTGAGCCTTGCGGTCATTGTGAAAACTGCGTTGCGATTGAGAATGGACATTTTATTGATCTTATTGAAATCGATGCGGCATCTCGTACCAAAGTCGAAGATACCCGTGAGTTACTTGATAATGTTCAATATAAGCCCACTCAAGGTCGTTATAAAGTTTATCTCATCGATGAAGTCCATATGCTTTCTCGCCATTCTTTCAACGCTTTGCTTAAAACATTGGAAGAACCACCTGAATACGTTAAGTTCCTACTAGCAACGACTGACCCACAAAAATTACCTATTACGATTTTATCACGTTGTATGCAGTTTAATCTTAAAGCCTTACAACCTGATGAAATTAGCCAGCATTTACAACATGTATTAACTGCTGAAGAAATTCCTTATGAAGTTTTAGCACTAGACGATCTCGCTATTGCAGCCCAAGGAAGTATCCGAGATAGTTTAAGCCTTACCGATCAAGCAATTGCTATTGGTGATGGTAAAGTCACACATGCTATTGTCAAAGATATGCTTGGTTTACTTGATGATAATCAGCCTCTCGCCATTATTTCAGCTCTCCAAGCAGGTAACGGCGAAGATCTTATGCATGCAATTCAAGAAGCAAGTAACAATGGTGTAGATTGGCTTGCGCTTATCTCGGCGGTTATTGAACATCTACATAAAATTGCGATTTTACAATTTCTTCCAACAACGGCGGAAGAATCACAGCGTATTGCATTCTTAGCTAAAAATATTGCTCCGCAAGATGTCCAATTCTTTTACCAAATTTTATTACAAGGCAAAGATGAAATTAAGAACGCTACTAATCAGCGCATGGCAGTAGAAATGCTCTTTTTAAGAGCATTGGCCTTTCATCCTAAATTTAGCCAAGTTGACTTTTATGAGAATATTCAATTTAACCATATTCCTCAAACACAACAGGCTACTCCCGTACAACAAGTTGCGCCAGTCCAAGCGCCCCTATCGAAGCCTAGACAGGTAGCATCTCCAGCGGAAACTACTGTATCAAGACCAAGCCATACCAAAACTAATACAGTGACTGAAAATCCTTTGTCATCATTACAAATGATGAATAGGCTAAATCAGCTTGCTAGCGAGCAAAAAAAAAAGCCACAGCCCCATAGTAACTCGGTAAGCAAACAAGCTACAACTGAATTATCGGCATTTCGCCGTTCATTGAATGAAGCACAAAACAGTGCCATTCAACCGAGAACTAGCACTTCAGTTCCGAATAAACCATCAACGATGGTTCCTCAATATCAGCAAGAAACAGTTGAAGTTGAAAAGCCAATTCAAGCTGAAGATTATCGCTGGCAGTGGATTAATCCAGAAATGGCGGAAGATCTTTCAGGAACAACAAAGCTTTCTGATATTAAGCAAGCCTTAGCACGTCGCATTACCCCTGCACTACAAAAACGAGTTATTCAAGAAGTAACGCAACGTGATAATTGGGCAAATATCATTGAAGAAATGGGGATCCAAGGATTTATAAAAGAGATGGCATTAAGTACTGCTAAGGTTGCTGAAAATGATGAAAATATTCAATTAATCATCCGTCCAGAAAAATCCTATTTGAAAGAAAAGTACTTTACTGCTCTTCAACAAGCGGTTCGAGATTTCTATAAAAAGGATATCTCACTTACTGTTACAGAAAGCAGTGATGCACAATGGGTAACGCCAAGTGAATATCGCACTAAAATTTATGATGAATTATGCGAACAGGCACGTCAAAACTTACACAACGATACTAAGTTAGCAACTTTACTTTCCGAGTTTGATGCAACGCTCATTACCGATAGTATTTGTCCAGTCTAATTATACAAAAAGCGGGAAATATCCCGCTTTTTATGAAATATTAGAAATTACAGTGTTTTGATACCTTCTGGCGTACCGACAATAACAATGTCTGCACCACGCAAAGCAAAAATCCCATTAGTCACGACACCCGCAATATTATTAAGCGCTTGCTCCATTGCCATCGGTTCTAAAATAGTAAAGTTAGCAATATCTAAAATCACATTGCCATTATCCGTTACTACCCCCTCACGATAAATAGGAAAACCACCTAATCCAACAAGCTGACGCGCTACCTGTGATCGTGCCATTGGAATAACCTCAATAGGTAAAGAAAAGGTTGATCCTAATACATCAACTTGTTTACTTTGATCAACAATGCAAATAAAAGTTTTTGCTAAAGCAGCAACGATTTTTTCACGAGTTAGTGCTGCACCGCCACCTTTAATCATCATTTTCTGAGGATTAATTTCATCAGCACCATCGACATAAATATCTAGTTCTGTTACATCATTTGCTGAAAAAACTTCAATGCCTTGCTTTCTTAATAATTGTTCGGAAGCCTTAGATGCTGCCACGGCACCTTTTATTTTGTGTTTAATTGTTGCCAATGCCTCAATAAAACAATTTACAGTAGAGCCACTTCCTACACCGATAATAGAATCATCTTTTACATAAGCCAATGCGGCTTCCGCTGCCATTTTTTTCATTGCTAATTGACTCATTGACTACTCCTTTTTACAAATAAAAATATAAACTTAATTAACTCTGTTTTATTGTAAAAGTTTTCATACATAACACAATGAAAAAATAGTTTTACATCATTTTTTTTTCAAAAATTCTTATACTTTATTGTGATCAAATTCACATATTTGAAGATAATTCTCATCCCTTCCCTTGCCTTTTGAAGAGAACAATGCACAATAAAGAAATTCAAATTTTTATTCAGTTCGGGAGACGCTATGAAAAAAATTGCATTATTAAATGGAAGACTTTCCTATGAAATTGCCTGCTTAGGGCATGGCGATAGCTTAACTATTTGCGATGCGGGTTTACCTATCAGCAAAGACACTACACGCATTGATCTCGCTTTAAGCGCAGGCATTCCTAGTTTTTTACAAACACTTGAAGCAGTAGGTTCCGAAATGTTTATTGAACGTGCGGTGCTTGCAGTAGAAATCAAAACGCAAAATCCTGCTCTTTATGCCACCATTATTGAATGGCTAGAGAAAATGTCTGAACAACAAAATAATCAAATCAAAATTGACCATGTTCTTCATGATAGCTTTAAAAAACTTGCTAATCAAAGTAAAGGGATTGTAAGAACGGGAGAATTTACACCATTTGCAAATATTATCTTATATTCAGGTGTACCATTCTAAAAAGATAACTTTATAAAAACGCCCCAATTTTCGAAAAATTTTATGAAAATTGGGGCGTGTTATATTATTTAATGGGTAAAAGTTATTCTACGGTTACCGCTTTTGCAAGGTTACGTGGTTGATCGACATCTGTCCCTTTAATCAAAGCAACATAGTAAGCAAGTAACTGCATTGGAACGGTATATACGATTGGAGCCGTAATTTCATCTACCATTGGCATTTTTTCAATTGTCATATTGCTGCCAGTTTTAAAACTGCTTTCATGATCAGTGAACACGAATAATTCACCGCCGCGTGCTTGTACTTCTTCCACATTTGATTTTACTTTTTCAAGTAATTCATTATTTGGTGCAATCACAACCACTGGCATGTCAGAATCAATTAATGCTAGCGGTCCATGTTTTAACTCACCTGCCGCATATGCCTGAGCATGAATATATGAAATTTCTTTCAATTTTAATGCTGCTTCTAAAGCGATTGGATAAAATTCACCACGACCTAAGAATAAACAATGGTTTTTGTCACTAAAGTTTTCGGCTAATTTTTCAACTTTCGTGCTATAGCTTAATACATTTTCAATTTGTGCTGGAACGCTGTGTAATGAATGTACAATTTTGGATTCTGCATCTTGTGATAAATGATTTGTACATTTACCTACTGCGGTCACTAACATTAACATTGCCACTAATTGTGCAGTAAATGCTTTAGTACTCGCTACACCAATTTCTGTCCCTGCACGGGTCATTAATGCTAAATCTGATTCACGTACTAATGATGATGTTGGTACGTTACAAATTGTCATTGTTGACATAAAACCTTTTTCTTTAGCCAGGCGCAATGCTGCTAACGTATCTGCGGTTTCACCAGATTGTGATAAGGTTAAGAAAAGACTATTTGGACGAGTTACAAATTTACGGTAACGGAACTCAGATGCAATTTCCACATCACAGCTCACACCTGCGATAGATTCAAACCAGTAACGAGCAACCATACCCGCATGATATGAAGTCCCACACGCAACGATTTGAACATGCTCAACTTTTTTGAAGATATCCTCAGCACCTTGTCCAAGACTATTTACTAATACACT from Actinobacillus delphinicola encodes the following:
- the aroC gene encoding chorismate synthase encodes the protein MAGNSIGQLFKLTTFGESHGIALGGVIDGMPPNFPLCEADIQVELDRRKPGNSPFTTARRETDAVQILSGVFEGKTTGTSIGLLIKNEDQRSKDYSDIQDKFRPGHGDFTYQKKYGIRDYRGGGRASARETAIRVAAGAIAKKYLREVLGIEIRGYLSQMGNIKAPQLPVNDFENWQYVNQNPFFAPDEKTAESYEFLIRELKKSGDSVGAKIQLVATGVPVGLGEPVFDRLDAELAYALMSINAVKAVEIGDGIDIVSQRGSQHRDEITQQGFLSNHAGGILAGITTGQPILASISLKPTSSIKIPGQTINLANENCEIVTKGRHDPCVGIRAVPIAEAMMAIVLMDHFLRYKAQCL
- the mepA gene encoding penicillin-insensitive murein endopeptidase → MGACFIFALAATSALASYSPAEWLNFKAPVAGKPNPIGNYTNGCLIGGEKVPFNGVGYQVVRQEKNRYYAHPEMLQYLQNLGKKLHAAHLPAMLISDVAMPAGGRFVDGHHSHQMGLDVDIWFRMGKLTAKEAYHSTGLANLMANPTTKKMTSDWTNQQETLLKLAASDPHVARIFVNPLIKVHLCQTVKGDRQWLHKIRPWYGHNSHFHVRLSCPKGAQYCHNQAAIPVGDGCDQSLYAWLKPKPKPTKPGKPKPVVIPPPPPLCQLLLDEQAKKIEQLKKNP
- a CDS encoding TSUP family transporter, giving the protein MSFGIEIFIILFFVACFAGFLDAMAGGGGLITIPALFMAGLPPSMVLGTNKLQSTAGAFSASLYFYRSGMIELRDIKLVVLMSFVGGICGATLVQVIHADILKNLLPFLTFIIGLYFLFTPNIGQQPSRRRISYVTFAFSMSLTIGFYDGLFGAGSGSMLCLAFITLLGFSISKATAYAKVLNFASSFASLCCFIIGKEVYFPLGFTMLAGQLIGARLGAKLVVNRGQTFIRPLVVVMSFLLTLKIVYDQGWFNHLSHIL
- the lpxM gene encoding lauroyl-Kdo(2)-lipid IV(A) myristoyltransferase (LpxM is lauroyl-Kdo(2)-lipid IV(A) myristoyltransferase, an enzyme characterized in Escherichia coli and involved in biosynthesis of the form of lipid A found in that species and some closely related species.) produces the protein MENQKNTRLTARVGYQPQWRWSFLLPQYWGVWVGVFCLLILGLIPFRLRDKFAAKLGIIIGNKAKKQRRRARVNLQQCFPDWTEQQREDVIDKMFIVVTQVMLGIGESAIFSKKHLRNRCELLGWENIQQARDEGKNIILMVPHGWAIDTAGILLRCFGLQGTAMYNPHRNPLVDWLWTGVRSRFGSMPHARQNGIKPFLKEVRSGEAGYYLPDEDHGEELSVYVDFFATYKATLPGLNKMAKFAKAVVIPMFPSYDAEKGKYIVDIRPALELTDEPEQAARAMNKIIEDFVTPRPEQYVWILRLLKTRKDGEDIYR
- the apt gene encoding adenine phosphoribosyltransferase — protein: MNKLELIKSSIKSIPDYPKAGIVFRDITSLVETPEAFHACINIITEEFKNKGITKVIGTESRGFIFGAPVALALGLPFVLVRKPGKLPRETLAQSYELEYGQDTLEIHTDSIVEGDNVLIIDDLLATGGTVDATVKLVRALKGDVKHAAFIINLPELGGEQRLKEMGVTPFCLVDFAGH
- the dnaX gene encoding DNA polymerase III subunit gamma/tau, whose amino-acid sequence is MSYQVLARKYRPKTFSEVVGQKHVLTALSNGLKDNRLHHAYLFSGTRGVGKTSIARLFAKGLNCENGVTAEPCGHCENCVAIENGHFIDLIEIDAASRTKVEDTRELLDNVQYKPTQGRYKVYLIDEVHMLSRHSFNALLKTLEEPPEYVKFLLATTDPQKLPITILSRCMQFNLKALQPDEISQHLQHVLTAEEIPYEVLALDDLAIAAQGSIRDSLSLTDQAIAIGDGKVTHAIVKDMLGLLDDNQPLAIISALQAGNGEDLMHAIQEASNNGVDWLALISAVIEHLHKIAILQFLPTTAEESQRIAFLAKNIAPQDVQFFYQILLQGKDEIKNATNQRMAVEMLFLRALAFHPKFSQVDFYENIQFNHIPQTQQATPVQQVAPVQAPLSKPRQVASPAETTVSRPSHTKTNTVTENPLSSLQMMNRLNQLASEQKKKPQPHSNSVSKQATTELSAFRRSLNEAQNSAIQPRTSTSVPNKPSTMVPQYQQETVEVEKPIQAEDYRWQWINPEMAEDLSGTTKLSDIKQALARRITPALQKRVIQEVTQRDNWANIIEEMGIQGFIKEMALSTAKVAENDENIQLIIRPEKSYLKEKYFTALQQAVRDFYKKDISLTVTESSDAQWVTPSEYRTKIYDELCEQARQNLHNDTKLATLLSEFDATLITDSICPV
- the rpiA gene encoding ribose-5-phosphate isomerase RpiA translates to MSQLAMKKMAAEAALAYVKDDSIIGVGSGSTVNCFIEALATIKHKIKGAVAASKASEQLLRKQGIEVFSANDVTELDIYVDGADEINPQKMMIKGGGAALTREKIVAALAKTFICIVDQSKQVDVLGSTFSLPIEVIPMARSQVARQLVGLGGFPIYREGVVTDNGNVILDIANFTILEPMAMEQALNNIAGVVTNGIFALRGADIVIVGTPEGIKTL
- the rbsD gene encoding D-ribose pyranase; the encoded protein is MKKIALLNGRLSYEIACLGHGDSLTICDAGLPISKDTTRIDLALSAGIPSFLQTLEAVGSEMFIERAVLAVEIKTQNPALYATIIEWLEKMSEQQNNQIKIDHVLHDSFKKLANQSKGIVRTGEFTPFANIILYSGVPF
- the glmS gene encoding glutamine--fructose-6-phosphate transaminase (isomerizing): MCGIVGAVAQRDVAEVLIHGLQRLEYRGYDSAGLAVVDKEHHLERLRAVGKVQVLADKLAEHPLAGTTGIAHTRWATHGVPSEANAHPHMSGDFAVVHNGIIENYQELRAELQAKGYVFTSETDTEVIAHLVNEEMKTASSLLEAVKATVKQLRGAYGMAVISRRTPERLVAARSGSPLVIGLGVGENFLASDQVALLNITRRFMYLEEGDIAEITRHQVDIYNAEGHKVERKLHTVDTEYDVADKGPYRHFMQKEIFEQPVALANTMEGRLTNDSVLVNSLGQGAEDIFKKVEHVQIVACGTSYHAGMVARYWFESIAGVSCDVEIASEFRYRKFVTRPNSLFLTLSQSGETADTLAALRLAKEKGFMSTMTICNVPTSSLVRESDLALMTRAGTEIGVASTKAFTAQLVAMLMLVTAVGKCTNHLSQDAESKIVHSLHSVPAQIENVLSYSTKVEKLAENFSDKNHCLFLGRGEFYPIALEAALKLKEISYIHAQAYAAGELKHGPLALIDSDMPVVVIAPNNELLEKVKSNVEEVQARGGELFVFTDHESSFKTGSNMTIEKMPMVDEITAPIVYTVPMQLLAYYVALIKGTDVDQPRNLAKAVTVE